AGGAAGGACGGCGAGGAGGCCAGCAGCGCATGCTGCTGCGCCTGCTGttgtgcctgctgctgctgggaggGGCGCGGCTGCGGGATCGGCGCAAGGGGCGGCCGCGGACCGGGCCACATCTGGATGGTCCCGGTCCACGGGTTCCAGTAGGTGGGCCAGGGGGCACCCGAGGCAGTCTGGGGGCCCTTGCCACCGGGGCCAGGCTGCCCAGAGCCACCCTTCTTGTCGCCGTGCTTGCCGCGGCAACCCTTGGACGATGGAGGGGCGCCGTCGTGGCCGGCACCACCTCCCCCAGGGGACTCACCACCCCCTGTAGTCACCGGTGCAAGGGAGGACGACTGGGAGGCGACGAAGGTAGTCGGCGTGGAGGACTGGTGCGCCAAGGCCCCTCCAAGAGCAGTGCGTCCTTGGCCTTGAGGAACGAGGGGAAAGGATGACTGTGGCGAAGATGCAGGCTGATGTTGGAGAAGCGTTCGCCGAGGTCGCGGATGAGGTTGAGGACGAGGGTACGGTCGGTGACGGTCTCGCCGAGGTCGTCCGCCATCTGCTTGAGGCGACAGCAGTAGTCCGTGATGGAGAGATCTCCCTGGGAGAAACTACAGAACTTCGCGTCGAGGTAGAGGGCGCGTGTCTCGCGGTTGTCGAGGAATTGATATTCCACGGCGAGCCAGGCTGCGCGAGCGGTGGAGCCGCGCACGGAGATCGTCTTGGCGAGGTCGTCGGAGATCGTGCTGAAGATCCAGGACTTGACAACGCAATCCATGCATGCCCAGTCTGGATAGCCGGTGGAAGCCTCGTCGGAGAGGACGTGCTCCTGGAGAGAGAACTTCCCGACGGCGAGAAGAAACTGATCTCGCCAGCGGGTGTAGTTACCGGAGTTGACGTCGAGGGTGACGTGGATGAGACTCTGGATGTTCTGCACTGCGACCGCTTGGGTGTGAAGGTTCACAATGACGGCTACCTCATGGAGAAGCAGGACTTGGCGAAGATCAGCGGGCTTTGGCGGCTCCTGGGAGCCGTCCTCGTCGTCAGAGGAGGGGATGGCAGCGTGCTCCTATTCCGCGCAGGCAAGAGCctcgcgggcgcgggcggcagcggcaTCATGCACCTTCtcagcgtcggcggcggcctgagCAGCGGTAGTGGCGCGGGCCAAGGCGGCCTCGCACGCTGCCTGGCGCGTAGCTTTGTGCTCTGCGCGCTGCCTGGCGctcagcggcggcagcggtggcctGTTCAGATTCAGTGACAGCCTTGGCTTTGGCGGCTGTGATCTCTGCCTGGGCGGTGGcatcatcagcagcagcagccttgtTGGCCGCAGAGTGGGAGGGAGGTGGTGTCCCGGCCATCGGGAGGGTGGAGAGGAGGCAGCGCTGGCGCAGGGGGCGGCCTGGTGCACGGCCTAGGGCAACGTAAGGTGAGGCGGGCGAGGAACCCGgtctcgtgataccatgaaagAAGATGGCCAAGAATAATAGATTGATTTTTATATGGTGAACAAGGGTTAcacatatataggcaaggatcATGATGGTTTATAGAAACATGACCAATCAAGGGATCCTTGCCTAACAAGGAAATCAGCCGTGTCTATCCTGAAACTAGGGTTGGCGCACAGGCCAAAGGGGCTGTGCGGCCAGGTCCCTATAGCCCAAACCAGCCCAATACATTCTATCTTCTAACACCCACAACTAAGTAGACCTTTAGATGGCCCGGCGGGCAGGCATCCACCTGCTCACACGCGCAGGCCTCTCGGTCGCCGTGGCGAACGGCGAGCGCGTCGCGTCTCCAGGCCAGGTCTTGGGCCAAACCATGCACATCGGCGGGGAGGCGTTCGACATCGACCTCTACGCCCTCCCCCTCGGCGAGTACGACATGGTGCTCGGGTTCAGTGGCTGGGCACGCTAGGCCCAATCCTATGGGACTTCGCAAAGCACACCATGGCGTTCAAGCGTGGTGACAGATGCGTTCTGTGGCGCGGCACCAACACCATGCCAGCTCGTCTGCGGCAGCACTGTCTGGTCCGGGAGACGACCTCATGGACGCCCTGCTGGAGGAGTTTGCCGGCCTGTTCGTAGAGCCGCAAGGGCTTCCCCTAGGCCGCCATCTCAGCAACCGCATCCGCCTCAAGCCGGGTACCAGAGCCGTGGCAGTGCGCCCGTACCGCTACGCCCACACCCAGAAGGACGAGCTAGAGCGGCAGTGCGATGAGATATTCCGCCTAGGCGTCATCCGGCCAAGGTCGTCCGCGTTCTCTTCACCAGCGCTGCTCATCCGCAAGCACGACGGCACATGGTGGTTCTGCGTCGACTACCGTGCCCTCAACGACGCCACGATTAAGTATAAGTTCCCCATCCCGGTGGTGGAGCAACTACTCGACGAGCTGCGCGGTGCCAAGTTCTTCACCAAGCTCGACATGCGCCCCGGCTATCATCAGGTGCTGATGCACCCCGACAATGTGGAGAAGACGGCGTTCCGCACTCACCAGGGGCTGTTCAAGTTCTTGGTGATGCCCTTCGGCCTCACCAACACCCCGCCACATTCCAAGCCATGATGAACGACATCCTGCTGCCCTTCCTCCGCCGGTTTGTCCTCATATTTTTTGACGGCATTCTGATCTAcagctcttcgtggtcggatgaCCTCCACCACATTCGCACCGTTCTTCGCACACTACAAGATCACCAGCTCTGCCTCAAGAAGTCCAAGTGCGAGTTTGGCAAGACATCGGTGGCCTACCTTGGCCATGTCATCTCCGTGGAGGGGGTCGCCATGGACAAGCAGAAAGTCCTGGCAGTGCTGGATTGGTCGCTTCCCAAGTCGGCGCAAGCGGTGCATGGGTTCCTCGGATTGGCGGGGTACTACCGCAGGTTCATCTGCGATTTCGGCACGATCACGGCACCGCTCACCTCCCTACTCAAGGAGGGATTTTGGTGGAACGACGACGCCGCATGCATGTTCCAGATGCTCCAGCGCGTTCTAATGACGGTGCCCGTGCTCCAGCTCCCGGCGTTCGACTGTGACTTCATCGTCGAATGCATCAAGGTGCCGGCTCTATCGCATTCTTCAGCAAGATCATCGCCCCCCGCCACGCCAAGCTCGCTGCCTACAAACGTGAGCTCATCGGGTTGGTCTAGGCGGTGCGGTACTGGCGACAGTAATTGTGGGGTCGCCGGTTCGTGGTCGGCACGGACCACTGGAGTCTACGCTTCATCCTCGACCAGCGACTGACGACGATTCCCTAGCACCAGTGGGCGAGCAAGTTGCTCAGCATCGATTTCGTCGTGGAGTACAAGCCGGGAGCTCTCAACGTGGTGGCAGATGCTCTATCCCGCCGCAACGAGGAGCCCGGGGAGCTACTGGCGCTCTCGGCCCCATAGTTCTCGCTCTTCGACGACATCCGTCAGGAGATCAATGAATACGCTGCCTTGCCCTAGCTGCGAGACGCCATCCGCGGTGGCACCAAGCCCGAGCCGTGGTCGGTGGTGGACGGCCTCATCCTCTTCAAGCGTCGCGTCTACGTCGCGGCGTTGTCCAGTTCGCACTAGGCCATCCTGGAGCTCGTCCACGGCGCTCGACACGAAGGAGTGCACAAAACGCTACATCAGTTGCGGGCCGATTTCCATTTTCCCAATGATCGTGTGGTGGTGCAGGATTTCATCCGTGCTTGCTCGGTGTGCCAGCGGAACAAGAGTGAGTACCTTTAGTTGGGTGGTCTGCTCCAACCGCTCGGTGTGCCTACACCAGTCTAGGAGGATGTGGCCATGGACTTCGTCGAGGCGCTGCCTAAAGTGAATGGGAAGACGGTCATCCTGACCGTGGTGGA
This sequence is a window from Panicum virgatum strain AP13 chromosome 7K, P.virgatum_v5, whole genome shotgun sequence. Protein-coding genes within it:
- the LOC120643099 gene encoding uncharacterized protein LOC120643099; translated protein: MAGTPPPSHSAANKAAAADDATAQAEITAAKAKAVTESEQATAAAAERQAARRAQSYAPGSVRGRLGPRHYRCSVQNIQSLIHVTLDVNSGNYTRWRDQFLLAVGKFSLQEHVLSDEASTGYPDWACMDCVVKSWIFSTISDDLAKTISVRGSTARAAWLAVEYQFLDNRETRALYLDAKFCSFSQGDLSITDYCCRLKQMADDLGETVTDRQGRTALGGALAHQSSTPTTFVASQSSSLAPVTTGGGESPGGGGAGHDGAPPSSKGCRGKHGDKKGGSGQPGPGGKGPQTASGAPWPTYWNPWTGTIQMWPGPRPPLAPIPQPRPSQQQQAQQQAQQHALLASSPSFLAPQQVQQVAPAPLSAAQWAPPTPGSYNPIAGLPSWDQQSLASTFSTMTLSQP